The Stenotrophomonas maltophilia genome includes a region encoding these proteins:
- a CDS encoding TIGR03571 family LLM class oxidoreductase, translated as MSDFNPAYAALFPQQGLSLGLMTPVAAHGLADPNEARRIARLADDLGFAALWTRDVPLMVPQGPDATASALDDPFLWLGMLAAATGRIVVGSAAIVLPLRQPLQVAKSALSLDRISGGRFVLGLGSGDRPEEFAAFGEDLEGRAATFRAHWALLRAALSPEADERTAVLQATGGFDVLPAPATRIPMLVVGTARQSLQWIAREAEGWATYHRDEAAQEGRIGLWQQALVQRGGPAKPFVQSMLLDLQADPQAPAEPLPLGLKVGRDGLRDYLLRVHAQGVAHVMFNLVDNGRPMDAMLREIGEQVLPYMLR; from the coding sequence ATGAGTGATTTCAATCCTGCTTACGCTGCCTTGTTTCCGCAACAGGGCCTGAGCCTGGGCTTGATGACGCCTGTCGCCGCGCATGGACTGGCCGATCCGAATGAGGCGCGGCGCATTGCGCGACTGGCCGATGATCTGGGCTTTGCCGCATTGTGGACGCGTGATGTACCACTGATGGTGCCGCAGGGTCCGGACGCGACAGCAAGCGCGCTGGATGACCCGTTTCTGTGGCTGGGCATGCTGGCTGCCGCGACCGGACGCATCGTGGTCGGCAGCGCGGCCATAGTGCTGCCATTGCGGCAGCCGCTGCAGGTGGCGAAGTCGGCCTTGAGCCTGGACCGGATCAGCGGCGGACGCTTCGTGCTGGGCCTGGGTTCGGGTGACCGCCCGGAAGAGTTCGCCGCCTTCGGCGAGGACCTGGAGGGCAGGGCGGCGACCTTCCGTGCGCATTGGGCATTGTTGCGGGCGGCGTTGTCGCCGGAGGCCGATGAGCGGACCGCCGTGCTGCAGGCGACCGGTGGTTTCGACGTGCTGCCGGCGCCGGCAACCCGCATTCCGATGCTGGTGGTGGGTACCGCGCGGCAGAGCCTGCAGTGGATCGCGCGCGAGGCCGAAGGCTGGGCCACCTATCATCGCGACGAGGCCGCACAGGAAGGGCGCATCGGCCTGTGGCAGCAGGCGCTGGTGCAGCGTGGTGGGCCAGCCAAGCCGTTCGTGCAGTCGATGCTGCTGGATCTGCAGGCCGATCCGCAGGCGCCAGCCGAGCCGCTGCCGCTGGGCCTGAAGGTCGGCCGCGATGGCCTGCGTGACTATCTGCTGCGCGTGCATGCGCAGGGCGTGGCGCACGTGATGTTCAACCTGGTCGACAACGGGCGGCCGATGGACGCGATGCTGCGTGAGATCGG
- a CDS encoding superoxide dismutase, which produces MSYSLPPLPYAYDALEPHFDARTMEIHHSKHHQTYVNNLNAATEQAGIAEQPVEALIANLDAVPEAQRGAVRNNGGGHANHSLFWTVLSTHGGAPDDELAAAIDRDLGGFDAFKDAFTKAAQTRFGSGWAWLTSDRDGRLQVESSANQDSPLMGAAVGLSGNTPILALDVWEHAYYLHYQNRRPDYIGAFFNIINWAEVGRRYRQARAS; this is translated from the coding sequence ATGTCGTACTCGCTTCCCCCGCTCCCCTACGCCTACGACGCCCTTGAGCCGCATTTCGATGCGCGCACGATGGAGATCCACCACAGCAAGCACCACCAGACCTACGTCAACAACCTCAACGCCGCCACCGAGCAGGCAGGCATCGCCGAGCAGCCGGTCGAGGCGCTGATCGCCAACCTCGATGCCGTGCCCGAGGCGCAGCGCGGCGCGGTCCGCAACAACGGTGGTGGCCACGCCAACCACAGCCTGTTCTGGACCGTACTCAGCACCCACGGTGGTGCACCCGATGATGAGCTGGCCGCCGCCATCGACCGCGATCTTGGCGGCTTCGATGCCTTCAAGGACGCCTTCACCAAGGCGGCGCAGACCCGCTTCGGCAGCGGCTGGGCCTGGCTGACCAGCGATCGCGATGGCCGCCTGCAGGTGGAAAGCAGCGCCAACCAGGACAGCCCGTTGATGGGTGCAGCCGTGGGCCTGTCGGGCAACACCCCGATCCTCGCACTGGATGTCTGGGAACACGCCTACTACCTGCACTACCAGAACCGTCGCCCGGACTACATCGGTGCGTTCTTCAACATCATCAACTGGGCCGAGGTCGGCCGGCGCTACCGCCAGGCCAGGGCCTCATGA
- a CDS encoding thioredoxin family protein, with product MLPMRVALSVLLLASALSACTPAPVSTANSAEAPAPASAIAWRQGDVDDAFAEAADSGKPVLLYWGAVWCPPCNQLKAGLFKDPAFIALTSKFVPVYLDGDEEGAQAWGERFGVRGYPTLIVLDPQRNEITRVAGGNDAAELTRALTVAAGRRSAVAATLATALATPDRLAAEDWQVLGDYGWEVDANRLAGERKSQDVLRQLSKAAPDAALQRRFALLALATAEKPDASPTEVRELLQAVLAQPAEVRRNRELLGYAGVQLVKQASAGPATSNTLGQQLLVALERADAERGDRADDALSRALTEVSLARQQQPKGALPAALVDRVKQRVAAADAAATDAHARQATISSAVHALREVGDDAGAEALLLAELKRSEQPYYYMPELAELAEQRGDTAGALEWLKRAYDGAQGPATRVQWGVLYVEGLLKLAPDDAPRIEQATASLIAELEAQPSGYHQRTRQRFERLAGQLKTWSGKHQGAETLARLQQRMQQACGEQVDGACKDWLS from the coding sequence ATGCTGCCGATGCGCGTCGCGCTTTCCGTGTTGCTGCTGGCTTCGGCGCTGAGCGCCTGCACCCCGGCCCCGGTTTCCACCGCCAACTCCGCTGAGGCACCCGCGCCGGCGTCCGCCATCGCCTGGCGCCAGGGCGATGTGGACGATGCCTTCGCCGAAGCCGCCGACAGCGGCAAGCCGGTGCTGCTGTACTGGGGCGCGGTCTGGTGCCCACCGTGCAACCAGCTCAAGGCGGGCCTGTTCAAGGACCCGGCCTTCATCGCGCTGACCAGCAAATTCGTGCCCGTCTATCTGGATGGCGACGAAGAAGGTGCGCAGGCCTGGGGCGAACGCTTCGGCGTACGCGGCTATCCGACCCTGATCGTGCTGGACCCACAGCGCAACGAAATCACCCGCGTGGCCGGCGGCAACGACGCCGCCGAACTGACCCGGGCACTGACCGTTGCCGCAGGCCGCCGCAGTGCTGTTGCCGCCACCTTGGCCACCGCGCTGGCGACGCCGGACCGCCTGGCCGCCGAAGACTGGCAGGTACTGGGCGACTACGGTTGGGAAGTGGACGCCAACCGCCTCGCCGGCGAGCGCAAGAGCCAGGACGTACTGCGCCAGTTGTCCAAGGCGGCACCGGATGCCGCCCTGCAGCGTCGCTTCGCTCTGCTTGCCTTGGCAACCGCCGAAAAGCCCGATGCCTCGCCCACCGAAGTACGCGAGCTGCTGCAGGCGGTGCTGGCGCAACCGGCGGAAGTGCGCCGCAACCGGGAGCTGCTGGGCTATGCGGGCGTGCAACTGGTCAAGCAGGCCAGTGCCGGGCCGGCCACCAGCAACACGCTGGGACAGCAGCTGCTGGTCGCACTGGAGCGCGCAGATGCCGAGCGCGGTGATCGCGCCGACGACGCGTTGTCGCGTGCGCTGACCGAAGTATCGCTGGCCCGCCAGCAGCAGCCGAAGGGTGCACTGCCCGCGGCCCTGGTTGATCGGGTCAAGCAGCGCGTGGCCGCTGCCGATGCCGCCGCCACCGATGCGCATGCGCGCCAGGCCACGATCAGCAGCGCGGTCCATGCGCTGCGCGAGGTTGGCGACGACGCCGGTGCCGAGGCGCTGTTGCTGGCCGAGCTGAAGCGCAGCGAACAGCCGTATTACTACATGCCCGAGCTGGCCGAACTGGCCGAGCAGCGCGGCGATACCGCCGGTGCACTGGAGTGGTTGAAGCGCGCCTACGACGGTGCACAGGGCCCGGCCACCCGCGTGCAGTGGGGCGTGCTGTACGTGGAAGGGTTGCTGAAGCTGGCACCGGACGACGCACCGCGCATCGAGCAGGCCACCGCCTCACTGATCGCCGAACTGGAAGCGCAGCCGTCGGGCTACCACCAGCGCACCCGCCAGCGCTTCGAGCGCCTGGCCGGGCAGTTGAAGACGTGGAGCGGCAAGCACCAGGGTGCGGAGACGCTGGCGCGGCTGCAGCAGCGGATGCAGCAGGCGTGCGGCGAACAGGTTGATGGTGCGTGCAAGGACTGGTTGAGTTGA
- a CDS encoding autotransporter family protein encodes MRMMQFTPKFPSTFVHSRLALALAGLILVPSLEAAAVDLTNGASATVVPGHVWVGQDFTLRGNSQLTVDGTRVGSVNSQVSTLTLSNASAGQVTLTDSVGDIRGSTLVGLNTGAVLSNPASARTVITISNSRVESPFTASRISGGGTIRASSTAFAGNVHGVEILAGILELRSGSSVVGAQDGIYSRLNAGGQPAIGPDGWYVLVDGSSVEGTAGAALSAQAVGSTPQVNRFVVQNGATLKGGNGNLLQANAGALFDFTGRTSTLAGNFTIADTATGTLRFLDGLDLTGRILGPADVIVDQGGRWTLSGDSNTGNLTLGAGSDIFLGAANTAAYPQLTVNGNYTGNGGTLHFNTVLAGDDAASSRMHVTGDTSGTTQVTVNNIAGAGAQTVNGIPLMQVDGASNGHLALQGRAIGGMYEYFLRKGTPGANNGNWYLTSAYTGNPCDINPSLPECTPVDPVDPVDPVDPVDPTDPVDPVPVLRPEPGAYLANQAAAVQMFQLRRHDRGEPGFDRARIGSWVRAGRDQLQANVAGQVDARTHINTLQLGSDVWRWGDGRGQAGVMLGTGEATTQAVSTLSGYGTRGKIKGKSAGVYLGWVQDAQSSAGLYVDGWLQAARFDNEVQSEGIARETYDSRTRSASLEAGYAWAIRSTEASTLYLQPQAQLTWTDYDGDSLVEDNGTTVEDGRGGGLNSRLGLRLFGQSTLQGNRVQPFLAANWLRGQRDEAMRFNSESLSAKTPENRYEVQAGAQLQLGQRWSAWGDLRVQRGDSGYRNHGAQVGLRAAW; translated from the coding sequence ATGCGCATGATGCAGTTCACGCCGAAGTTTCCTTCCACTTTCGTCCATTCGCGGTTGGCGCTTGCACTCGCCGGGCTGATTCTCGTGCCCTCCCTGGAGGCCGCGGCCGTTGATCTGACCAACGGCGCATCCGCTACGGTCGTTCCGGGCCATGTCTGGGTCGGGCAGGACTTCACGCTCCGTGGCAATTCGCAGCTGACCGTCGACGGCACTCGCGTCGGCTCAGTAAATTCGCAAGTTTCGACACTCACCCTCAGCAACGCATCCGCCGGCCAGGTCACGTTGACGGATTCCGTCGGCGACATCCGAGGCAGCACGCTGGTCGGCCTGAACACTGGTGCAGTACTGTCCAACCCGGCATCGGCGCGCACAGTCATCACCATTTCAAACAGCCGCGTCGAAAGTCCTTTCACGGCTTCGCGCATTTCGGGCGGCGGAACCATCCGTGCCTCATCGACGGCCTTTGCTGGCAATGTGCACGGCGTCGAGATACTGGCGGGCATTCTGGAACTGCGCAGCGGTTCTTCCGTCGTTGGCGCGCAGGATGGCATCTACAGCCGACTCAACGCTGGCGGCCAACCCGCCATCGGCCCGGATGGGTGGTACGTACTTGTCGATGGCTCTTCGGTGGAAGGAACCGCTGGCGCAGCGCTCAGCGCGCAAGCCGTGGGCTCAACTCCGCAGGTCAACCGCTTCGTCGTGCAGAACGGCGCCACGCTGAAGGGTGGCAACGGCAACCTCCTGCAGGCCAACGCAGGTGCCCTGTTCGACTTTACCGGCCGAACTTCCACGCTGGCCGGGAACTTCACCATTGCCGATACCGCCACCGGCACGCTGCGCTTCCTTGACGGCCTCGACCTCACCGGCCGCATCCTCGGCCCAGCCGACGTCATCGTCGACCAGGGCGGCCGCTGGACACTGTCCGGCGACAGCAACACCGGCAACCTCACTCTGGGTGCGGGAAGTGACATTTTCCTTGGTGCTGCAAACACTGCGGCGTATCCGCAGCTGACCGTCAACGGCAACTACACCGGCAATGGCGGCACCCTGCACTTCAACACGGTGCTGGCCGGCGACGACGCAGCAAGCTCGCGCATGCACGTGACCGGTGATACCAGCGGCACCACCCAGGTCACCGTCAACAACATTGCCGGTGCTGGCGCACAGACCGTCAACGGCATTCCGCTGATGCAGGTGGACGGTGCCAGCAATGGCCACCTCGCACTGCAGGGCCGCGCCATCGGTGGCATGTACGAGTATTTCCTGCGCAAGGGCACGCCGGGCGCCAACAACGGCAACTGGTACCTGACCTCGGCCTACACCGGCAATCCGTGCGATATCAATCCGTCGCTGCCGGAGTGCACGCCGGTGGACCCGGTGGATCCGGTCGACCCTGTGGACCCGGTCGATCCCACCGATCCGGTCGATCCGGTCCCCGTGCTGCGTCCGGAGCCGGGCGCGTACCTGGCCAACCAGGCCGCGGCCGTGCAGATGTTCCAGCTGCGCCGCCATGACCGCGGCGAGCCCGGCTTCGACCGCGCCCGCATCGGCAGCTGGGTGCGCGCCGGGCGTGACCAGCTGCAGGCCAACGTGGCCGGCCAGGTCGACGCCCGTACCCACATCAACACCCTGCAGCTGGGCAGCGATGTCTGGCGCTGGGGCGATGGCCGTGGCCAGGCCGGCGTGATGCTCGGCACCGGCGAGGCGACCACACAGGCGGTGTCGACGCTGAGCGGTTATGGCACCCGCGGCAAGATCAAGGGCAAGTCGGCCGGTGTCTACCTGGGCTGGGTGCAGGATGCACAGAGCAGTGCCGGCCTGTATGTGGACGGCTGGCTGCAGGCGGCGCGCTTCGACAACGAGGTGCAGAGCGAAGGCATCGCCCGTGAGACCTACGACTCCAGGACCCGCAGTGCATCGTTGGAAGCCGGTTATGCCTGGGCCATCCGCAGCACTGAGGCCAGCACGCTGTACCTGCAGCCACAGGCGCAGCTGACCTGGACCGACTACGACGGCGACAGCCTGGTCGAAGACAATGGCACCACGGTGGAAGACGGTCGCGGCGGCGGCCTCAACAGCCGCCTCGGCCTGCGCCTGTTTGGCCAGAGCACGCTGCAGGGCAACCGCGTGCAGCCGTTCCTGGCAGCGAACTGGCTGCGTGGCCAGCGCGATGAGGCCATGCGCTTCAACAGCGAGTCGTTGAGCGCGAAGACGCCGGAGAACCGTTACGAAGTGCAGGCCGGTGCCCAGCTGCAGCTGGGCCAGCGTTGGAGCGCATGGGGTGACCTGCGTGTGCAGCGTGGCGACAGCGGCTACCGCAACCATGGTGCCCAGGTGGGCCTGCGCGCCGCCTGGTAA
- a CDS encoding tetratricopeptide repeat protein, which yields MNIEALECMLADGKDGALLRFGLGKGWLDAGNPVRAATHLGRCVVLDPQYSAAWKLLGKAWLASGQPQAAREAWQRGLSVAGSKGDQQARKEMQVFLRRLDREQADLAKAG from the coding sequence ATGAACATTGAAGCTCTGGAATGCATGCTTGCCGACGGCAAGGACGGCGCGCTGCTGCGCTTCGGCCTGGGCAAGGGCTGGCTGGATGCCGGCAACCCGGTGCGCGCGGCGACCCATCTGGGCCGTTGCGTGGTGCTTGATCCGCAATACTCGGCGGCGTGGAAGCTGCTGGGCAAGGCCTGGCTGGCCAGTGGCCAGCCGCAGGCGGCGCGCGAAGCATGGCAACGCGGCTTGAGCGTGGCCGGCAGCAAGGGCGACCAGCAGGCACGCAAGGAAATGCAGGTGTTCCTGCGACGCCTGGACCGCGAGCAGGCGGACCTGGCGAAAGCGGGCTGA
- a CDS encoding GNAT family N-acetyltransferase, whose product MPTIRPAHVDDLPAISAVCLAAFTAAVPPSLSAAGIATFGSVAAAEAFGARLHGDNHILVAEQDGRVIGVIELKEGRHLAMLFVDPACQGQGIGHALFEAVLPQVREPVLTVRASLNAVPTYLRYGFALDGDVGEFNGLVYQQMVRAAA is encoded by the coding sequence ATGCCGACGATCCGCCCTGCCCACGTCGATGACCTGCCTGCGATCAGCGCGGTGTGCCTGGCCGCGTTCACTGCGGCGGTCCCGCCTTCGCTCAGCGCGGCCGGCATCGCCACCTTCGGCAGTGTCGCCGCTGCCGAAGCGTTCGGCGCGCGCCTGCACGGTGACAACCACATCCTGGTGGCCGAGCAGGACGGCCGTGTCATCGGCGTGATCGAACTGAAGGAGGGTCGGCACCTTGCGATGCTGTTCGTCGATCCCGCCTGCCAGGGCCAGGGCATCGGCCATGCTTTGTTCGAGGCGGTGCTTCCACAGGTGCGCGAGCCGGTCCTGACCGTGCGCGCCTCGCTCAATGCAGTACCGACCTACCTGCGCTATGGCTTTGCGCTGGACGGTGACGTCGGCGAGTTCAATGGGTTGGTGTATCAGCAGATGGTGCGGGCAGCGGCCTGA
- a CDS encoding ferredoxin reductase, which translates to MSAVVRPSLFSPYRWVSPSLFDFWAGQLNPLWTLREPVARLVRREPAGEGAATLVLRTNRHWAGMRAGQHVTLGVEIEGRLWQRSYSPTALGRRELAITVKAIDGGRVSQHLVNHAQPGELFRLDAAFGEFHMPAAAPVLLLAAGSGITPMRSLLRDACHRPLAAPVDLFYWERTAAHLQFRDELQALAAAHPNLRVHLLTTREGEAPAARIDTHDLQVAGDDTPLAQRHVLACGPDGFVAAARERLAQQVAGFQAEAFTPPAPLRDASSEGEVSLTLARSGRQLSVPRGRSLLESLEAHGIKPKHGCRMGICNSCSCDRVSGATRHLRTGDLQSESAQPVRICVSAPTTDLTLDL; encoded by the coding sequence ATGAGCGCTGTCGTCCGTCCGTCCCTGTTCTCTCCGTACCGCTGGGTCTCGCCGTCGCTGTTCGATTTCTGGGCGGGCCAGCTCAATCCCCTGTGGACCCTGCGCGAGCCGGTGGCCCGCCTGGTCCGGCGTGAGCCGGCCGGCGAGGGCGCGGCGACCCTGGTCCTGCGCACCAACCGGCACTGGGCCGGCATGCGCGCTGGCCAGCACGTCACCCTCGGCGTCGAGATTGAAGGGCGCTTGTGGCAGCGCAGCTACAGCCCCACCGCACTGGGTCGGCGAGAACTGGCGATCACCGTCAAGGCGATCGACGGCGGCCGGGTCAGCCAGCATCTGGTCAACCATGCGCAGCCGGGCGAACTGTTCCGCCTCGATGCCGCCTTCGGCGAATTCCATATGCCGGCCGCGGCGCCGGTGCTGCTGCTGGCTGCCGGCAGTGGCATCACGCCGATGCGCAGCCTGTTGCGCGACGCCTGCCATCGTCCGCTGGCAGCGCCGGTGGACCTGTTCTACTGGGAGCGCACCGCCGCCCATCTGCAGTTCCGTGATGAACTGCAGGCGCTGGCCGCGGCGCATCCGAACCTGCGCGTGCACCTGCTGACCACCCGCGAGGGTGAGGCGCCGGCAGCGCGAATCGATACCCATGATCTGCAGGTGGCCGGCGATGACACGCCGCTGGCGCAGCGCCATGTGCTGGCCTGCGGCCCGGACGGCTTCGTTGCTGCTGCGCGTGAACGCCTGGCGCAGCAGGTGGCTGGCTTCCAGGCCGAAGCCTTCACCCCGCCGGCACCGCTGCGCGATGCCAGCAGCGAAGGCGAGGTGTCGCTGACGCTTGCGCGCAGTGGCCGTCAGCTGAGCGTGCCGCGTGGCCGCTCGCTGCTGGAAAGCCTCGAAGCCCACGGCATCAAGCCCAAGCATGGTTGCCGCATGGGCATCTGCAACAGCTGCAGCTGTGACCGCGTCAGTGGCGCCACTCGCCATCTGCGCACCGGCGACCTGCAGTCCGAATCGGCACAGCCGGTGCGGATCTGCGTGAGCGCACCGACTACCGACCTGACCCTGGATCTCTGA
- a CDS encoding fatty acid desaturase family protein — protein sequence MTRATDRALSTAEMHAFGEELDAIRDRVIGSLGASDTRYIRRVAAAVRWFGVGGRGLLFLAAFSPLFWMPLLWPAAITGTLLLALSKILENMELGHNVMHGQFDWTGDPKLNGNTYEWDIVATADNWRKTHNFRHHTYTNVRGMDDDIGYGLLRIFPEQRWKPFYLLQPIIAPIFALLFQWGVAAQDLRLGRWLKGRISGRAMWMQTRPVARKMARQVLKDYVFFPLLAGPFFLTVMLGNLVANGLRNIWTYVIIFCGHFTAESETFPKECLRNESRGHWYLRQLRGSSNISGGFLINVLSGNLSHQIEHHFYPDLPANRYAAIAKEVKDICRRYGQHYNNGSLPRQFGQVVWRILRHAFPSKPRRLPMSDIMSAPASANAG from the coding sequence ATGACCCGCGCTACCGACCGTGCCCTGAGCACCGCCGAGATGCATGCCTTCGGTGAGGAACTCGATGCGATCCGCGACCGTGTGATCGGCAGCCTCGGCGCCTCCGATACCCGCTACATCCGCCGCGTGGCTGCCGCCGTGCGCTGGTTCGGCGTGGGGGGGCGCGGCCTGCTGTTCCTGGCGGCGTTCTCGCCGCTGTTCTGGATGCCGCTGCTGTGGCCGGCTGCGATCACCGGCACGCTGCTGCTGGCGCTGTCGAAGATCCTGGAGAACATGGAGCTGGGCCACAACGTCATGCATGGCCAGTTCGACTGGACCGGTGACCCCAAGCTCAATGGCAACACCTACGAGTGGGACATCGTTGCCACCGCCGACAACTGGCGCAAGACCCACAATTTCCGCCACCACACCTACACCAACGTGCGTGGCATGGACGATGACATCGGCTACGGCCTGCTGCGCATCTTCCCGGAACAGCGCTGGAAGCCGTTCTATCTGCTGCAGCCGATCATCGCACCGATCTTCGCGCTGCTGTTCCAGTGGGGCGTGGCCGCGCAGGACCTGCGCCTGGGCCGTTGGCTGAAGGGCCGCATCAGCGGCCGTGCGATGTGGATGCAGACCCGCCCGGTGGCGCGGAAAATGGCCCGCCAGGTGCTGAAGGACTACGTGTTCTTCCCGCTGCTGGCCGGCCCGTTCTTCCTCACCGTGATGCTGGGCAACCTGGTCGCCAACGGCCTGCGCAACATCTGGACCTACGTGATCATCTTCTGCGGCCACTTCACCGCCGAATCGGAAACCTTCCCGAAGGAATGCCTGCGCAATGAATCGCGCGGCCACTGGTACCTGCGCCAGCTGCGCGGTTCGTCCAACATCAGTGGCGGCTTCCTGATCAACGTGCTGTCGGGCAACCTCAGCCACCAGATCGAGCACCACTTCTACCCGGACCTGCCGGCCAACCGCTATGCGGCCATTGCCAAGGAAGTGAAGGACATCTGCCGCCGTTACGGCCAGCACTACAACAACGGCTCGCTGCCGCGTCAGTTCGGGCAGGTGGTCTGGCGCATCCTGCGTCACGCGTTCCCGAGCAAGCCGCGCCGCCTGCCGATGTCGGACATCATGTCCGCACCGGCATCGGCCAACGCGGGCTGA
- the fabR gene encoding HTH-type transcriptional repressor FabR gives MAAATALSTPEDANSPARRTVSREDLLAAALKLIGPHRSLSTLSLREVAREAGIAPNSFYRQFRDMDELAVALIDAAGRSLRTIIGEARQRATSTATSVVRVSVETFMEQLRADDKLLHVLLREGAVGSDDFKHAVERELHYFEEELQHDLVRLAALDGAVLHAPELVAKAITRLVFAMGATAMDLPPEKDPELVEQISTMIRMIIVGARTPAAFRRG, from the coding sequence ATGGCCGCCGCCACCGCCTTGTCGACGCCCGAAGATGCCAACAGCCCGGCCCGCCGTACGGTGAGCCGCGAGGATCTGCTGGCCGCCGCCCTGAAACTGATCGGGCCGCACCGCAGCCTGTCCACGCTCAGCCTGCGCGAAGTGGCACGTGAGGCCGGCATCGCGCCGAACAGCTTCTACCGTCAGTTCCGCGACATGGATGAACTGGCCGTGGCGCTGATCGACGCCGCCGGCCGCTCGCTGCGCACCATCATCGGCGAGGCCCGCCAGCGCGCCACCTCCACCGCCACCAGCGTGGTGCGCGTTTCCGTGGAGACCTTCATGGAGCAGCTGCGCGCCGACGACAAGCTGCTGCACGTGCTGCTGCGCGAAGGCGCGGTCGGCTCGGACGACTTCAAGCACGCGGTCGAACGCGAACTGCACTACTTCGAGGAAGAGCTGCAGCACGACCTGGTGCGTCTGGCCGCACTGGATGGCGCCGTACTGCATGCCCCGGAACTGGTGGCCAAGGCCATCACCCGGCTGGTGTTCGCGATGGGCGCCACCGCCATGGACCTGCCGCCGGAGAAGGATCCGGAACTGGTCGAGCAGATCTCCACGATGATCCGCATGATCATCGTCGGCGCCCGCACCCCCGCCGCGTTCCGCCGCGGCTGA
- a CDS encoding flavin reductase family protein: MSGETLPYAGPWAGVFPAPAPVPSVEMPPRALRRLLGHFPTGVAIVCARDAQGKPIGLTINSFVPVSLQPPLVLWNLALHAQSLSTFQSATRFAISVLAADQEALARRFADPQVRNRFDGLALLDDDEDAPPRIAGAVAHLTCTRHAQWPVGDHLLLAGRIIEVHENGGAPLLFHRGRFQPGPAELLVEVR, encoded by the coding sequence ATGAGCGGCGAGACACTGCCGTACGCCGGGCCGTGGGCGGGGGTATTCCCCGCCCCGGCGCCGGTGCCGTCGGTCGAGATGCCGCCGCGTGCACTGCGGCGGCTGCTCGGCCACTTTCCTACCGGCGTGGCCATCGTCTGCGCACGCGATGCGCAGGGCAAGCCCATCGGCCTGACCATCAATTCGTTCGTGCCGGTGTCATTGCAGCCGCCCCTGGTGCTGTGGAACCTGGCGTTGCACGCGCAGAGCCTGTCCACCTTCCAGAGCGCCACCCGCTTTGCGATCAGCGTGCTGGCGGCCGACCAGGAAGCGCTGGCCCGGCGCTTTGCCGATCCGCAGGTACGCAACCGCTTCGACGGCCTGGCATTGCTGGATGACGACGAGGACGCCCCGCCACGCATCGCCGGTGCGGTGGCCCATCTCACCTGTACCCGCCACGCACAGTGGCCGGTGGGCGATCACCTGCTGCTGGCCGGCCGCATCATCGAAGTGCACGAGAACGGCGGCGCGCCGCTGCTGTTCCATCGGGGCCGCTTCCAGCCCGGCCCGGCCGAGCTGCTGGTGGAGGTGCGCTGA